From the Kwoniella pini CBS 10737 chromosome 8, complete sequence genome, one window contains:
- a CDS encoding mitochondrial 54S ribosomal protein mL60 has product MFGAFRQSSISFGGLLWKSPWRLSPTRKANQRKRLKQVDSVIAAVAESGIITKSLEKALSLPMESEMLAKDKYTTFSKHHKGYRKSQHKVPKWTRLTLRENPKGF; this is encoded by the exons ATGTTCGGAGCATTTAGACAAAgttcaatatcatttggAGGTTTATTATG GAAATCACCATGGAGATTATCACCAACTAGAAAAGCTAATCAACGTAAAAGATTAAAACAAGTTGATTCAGTTATTGCTGCAGTAGCTGAATCAGGTATAATAACTAAAAGTTTAGAAAAAGCTTTATCATTACCTATGGAAAGTGAAATGTTAGCAAAAG ACAAATATACAACGTTTTCAAAACATCATAAAGGATATAGGAAATCTCAACATAAAGTACCTAAATGGACAAGG TTAACACTACGCGAAAATCCAAAAGGTTTCTAA
- a CDS encoding mitochondrial 54S ribosomal protein uL29m has protein sequence MSRLPRLTRYVLPRYLHTEGRQIDHQGPTTISPQQELNNNSSSKLKVKFELPPTSSSSVDNLEIPSQSSSLLSSNSNLIQSSRPKYNEKGFPIIRRPARKISISLPNGDPEPNSYPPSKEYFETLDFKKTKKHPLWEFFHLPTHARARIPTNQNKPTGEMGSLEPLVRDDANLHSGRSWTAAELRQKSFQDLHILWYVLLKERNVLATQKEERRRLNIGHRVDGELVTRRAFRCRKTMARIKYVLNERRLGLIAAAGPKFNIEPVHVPWSASGSTDPAGATLAIRGESPIPLHILQSKPLTKKLVGSDSPGAESGSFTEEPIVEQEQVAKEEVESRDEGFGGGKEAETFDEQVKITDDGKVEKKD, from the exons ATGTCTCGATTACCACGATTAACTAGATACGTTTTACCACGTTATTTGCATACAGAAGGTAGACAAATAGATCATCAAGGACCAACAACAATTTCACCTCAAcaagaattaaataataattcatcatcaaaattaaaagttaaatttgaattaccccctacttcttcttcttctgttgataatttagaaatACCAtcacaatcatcatcattattatcatcaaattcaaatttaattcaaagTTCAAGACCTaaatataatgaaaaaggttttCCAATAATTAGAAGACCTGCaagaaaaatttcaatttctttaccAAATGGTGATCCTGAACCAAATTCATatccaccttcaaaagaatattttgaaactttagattttaaaaaaacaaaaaaacaTCCTTTATGggaattttttcatttaccTACACATGCAAGAGCACGTATACCAActaatcaaaataaacCAACAGGTGAAATGGGTAGTTTAGAACCTTTAGTTAGAGATGATGCTAATTTACATAGTG gtcGATCATGGACAGCAGCAGAATTAAGacaaaaatcatttcaGGATTTACATATTTTATGGTATGttttattaaaagaaagaaatgtTTTGGCTActcaaaaagaagaaaggaggAGATTAAATATTGGGCATAGAGTAGATGGAGAATTAGTAACTAGACGTGCATTCCGA TGTCGTAAAACAATGGCAAGAATTAAATACGTTCttaatgaaagaagattagGTTTAATAGCAGCTGCTGGACctaaattcaatattgaACCTGTTCATGTTCCATGGTCTGCATCAGGATCAACAGATCCAGCAGGTGCAACTTTAGCTATAAGAGGAGAATCACCCATTCCATTACATATTTTACAATCTAAACCTTTAACTAAAAAATTAGTAGGATCAGATTCACCAGGAGCTGAATCAGGATCATTCACTGAAGAACCAATTGTagaacaagaacaagttgctaaagaagaagttgaaagtaGAGATGAAGGTTTTGGaggtggtaaagaagctgaaacaTTTGATGAACAAGTGAAAATTACGGATGACGGAAAagtggaaaagaaggattaa